The segment CCGGGTTTACCAGAGCTTATCGAATGAACGCATTGAAAGGACGTCTCGCATGCGAATCGCAGATTGGCCTGTTTTGGCTGGAACCCTGTTCCTGCTCATCGTTCCCCTTTCCATGGCCGCGGATGTCTCGTTCGAGGCGCACCGCGTGGGTGCCTATCGCGGCGAGTCCTGCGGCGTAGGCGATTTTAACCAGGACGGCAAACTCGATATCGTCGCGCTGCCGTTCCTCTATCTCGCGCCGGAGTTCAAAGGCGTGGAAATCTGCGTCATCGAGGGCGAGGTCGACGAAGAGGGCAAGGGCTACCGCTGGGATTTCATGAACGCGCCGCTCGACGTGGATGGCGACGGCTGGCTCGACGTGGTCACGTGTTCATGGTTCGGCAAGAAGGCCGAGTGGCTGCGCAATCCCGGCACGGCGGGCGGCATGTGGCCGCGCGCGCTCATCGAAGAGAACGGCAACTATGAGTGCGGCGAGGCCTGGGACATCGACGGCGACGGCGAGCCGCACGAAATCCTGCCCGCCGTCCTGCATACGGTCTGGTACGAGACGGCTTTGTTGCCCGACGGGGCGCGCGGCATGGTCATCCATCGCATCTCCGAGAAGACAATGAACTTCGGCACCGGCTGCGGCGATATCAACGGCGACGGGCGGCCCGATATCCTGCGGCCCGATGCCTGGTTCGAAGGGCCCGCGGACCCGCGCGCCGGCGAATGGAAGGAGCACCCGCTGGCCGTGGGCAGCAAGGAAGACGGGAAACCCGCGCACACGGCGCAGATTCTTGTCTATGACGTGAACGCCGATGGATTGAACGACCTGATTACCAGCAACGCGCACGAATACGGCATTTTCTGGTATGAGCAGCGGAAGCAGGAAGGCGGCACGGACTGGAGACAACACCTGATCGACGACACGTGGACGCAGGCACATAGCCTCGGCCTCGCCGATATCGACAACGACGGTGACATGGATTTCTTCACGGGAAAGCGTTTCATGGCCCACAACGGCGGCGACCCGGGCGAATTCGAGCCGCTCGGAGTGTACTGGTACGAACTCGAGCGCGGCCCCGAACCCCGATGGACCAAACACGTCAT is part of the Candidatus Hydrogenedentota bacterium genome and harbors:
- a CDS encoding VCBS repeat-containing protein, whose amino-acid sequence is MRIADWPVLAGTLFLLIVPLSMAADVSFEAHRVGAYRGESCGVGDFNQDGKLDIVALPFLYLAPEFKGVEICVIEGEVDEEGKGYRWDFMNAPLDVDGDGWLDVVTCSWFGKKAEWLRNPGTAGGMWPRALIEENGNYECGEAWDIDGDGEPHEILPAVLHTVWYETALLPDGARGMVIHRISEKTMNFGTGCGDINGDGRPDILRPDAWFEGPADPRAGEWKEHPLAVGSKEDGKPAHTAQILVYDVNADGLNDLITSNAHEYGIFWYEQRKQEGGTDWRQHLIDDTWTQAHSLGLADIDNDGDMDFFTGKRFMAHNGGDPGEFEPLGVYWYELERGPEPRWTKHVISYDEGIGSGLNLVPTDLDADGDSDVVVTGKWGGPVWFENKLK